One region of Salvia miltiorrhiza cultivar Shanhuang (shh) chromosome 3, IMPLAD_Smil_shh, whole genome shotgun sequence genomic DNA includes:
- the LOC131018908 gene encoding uncharacterized protein LOC131018908, whose amino-acid sequence MGGSDNFSLFIHHGGEFREVQSFNAYAGGKKIGFHDLGVDKFGFFDLKDLVESLGYSGWAKLVYVEPKSYIYRVIKTDKEVMDMLGFLTDVNKVVSVFVEGGGGLGRVMLGQLTRVMLGQLIWEMLGKMIMEMMGKMMRLKRYDGGLTTDSEKEYLPSNAEESDDADDDDNREGLDDEEYVAVKSTRIAGSSSITRRETGPGPSSWVEDLLKKCNPINEEENKSDYKESGDEINSSESDGEGQPKQKKSKYDPKADDKDLDLKLGLRFEDGKQCKTALTSWAIANGWFIRFRRVSKDQCEAICKPPCLWRVYAFVVSKDKAFMIKSLKGEHTCKRATKNKLLSSKWIANKYLPVFRVKPNWDVSELRRDIADRFAVNVSRDRLHKARKHALNIVRGSVEEHYAYLRRYIAELKRVDGEGTFDVVVGSDGVFKGMYICHSALMKGFKESCRPLIGLDGCFLKTYLGGILMCAVGKDGNNQMFPIAWGVVSVENEVNWSWFVKHLVDDLEIGSGENYTFISDQQKGLMNAVSNYAPRAEHRNCARHIYMNWTKENKGATLKTIFWKAVRATTEQQYKKVFEEMKAESVGAYQSFIERDTSKFCKAFLSLNPCSDMVDNNISETFNGWILSARGKHLTHYLEEIRTTLMMRQMKKLHDMAVVSDRLCPMINKKLEKMKFQSRNMNTIPTLGDKFEVDDEGEKYVVNIPVRTCTCRVWDLTGIPCTHGLAVIKYLNDDASDFVHEYYTVSKYLQPYKYALEPLNGPLHWPQCEGSVIKPPTVKNMPGRPKKNRIRDPHEVDPKNPNRFKRKGLVMTCGNCGERGHNTRSCKKEKVEKPTKEK is encoded by the exons ATGGGTGGAAG TGATAACTTCTCACTATTCATTCATCATGGTGGAGAGTTTCGTGAAGTTCAGAGCTTTAATGCTTATGCTGGGGGTAAAAAGATAGGGTTTCATGACCTTGGTGTAGATAAGTTTGGTTTTTTTGATTTGAAGGATTTAGTGGAGAGTTTGGGTTATTCTGGATGGGCTAAGTTAGTCTATGTCGAGcctaaatcatatatatatagggtaatCAAAACTGATAAAGAGGTGATGGATATGTTGGGTTTCCTTACAGATGTTAATAAAGTTGTTAGTGTTTTtgtggaggggggggggggattagGAAGAGTGATGTTGGGGCAGTTGACGAGGGTGATGCTGGGGCAGTTGATCTGGGAGATGCTGGGGAAGATGATCATGGAGATGATGGGGAAGATGATGAGGCTGAAGAG GTATGATGGAGGATTAACAACTGACTCAGAGAAAGAGTATCTTCCCTCTAATGCTGAAGAAAGTGATGATGCAGATGATGATGATAACAGGGAGGGTTTAGATGATGAAGAGTATGTGGCTGttaagagcacccgcatcgcgggcTCCTCGAGCATCACTCGA AGGGAAACAGGTCCAGGTCCTAGCTCATGGGTAGAGGATTTACTTAAAAAATGTAATCCTATTAATGAGGAAGAAAACAAGTCGGATTATAAGGAATCTGGTGATGAGATTAATTCATCTGAGAGTGATGGTGAAGGCCAGCCTAAGCAAAAAAAAAGTAAGTATGATCCAAAGGCAGATGACAAAGACCTAGACCTTAAGCTAGGCCTTAGATTTGAAGATGGAAAGCAATGTAAGACAGCTTTAACAAGTTGGGCAATAGCTAATGGTTGGTTCATTAGATTTAGAAGAGTGTCTAAAGACCAATGTGAGGCTATCTGCAAGCCACCATGTCTGTGGAGGGTGTATGCCTTTGTTGTGTCTAAGGATAAGGCATTCATGATTAAGTCACTTAAGGGAGAACATACCTGTAAGAGggctacaaagaacaagttacTAAGTTCTAAATGGATAGCTAATAAGTACCTGCCAGTGTTCAGAGTAAAACCTAATTGGGATGTTAGTGAATTGAGGAGAGACATAGCTGATAGATTTGCAGTCAATGTTAGCAGGGATAGGTTACATAAAGCAAGGAAACATGCATTAAATATTGTCAGAGGGTCGGTTGAAGAGCACTATGCATATCTTAGGAGATACATAGCTGAACTGAAAAGAGTAGATGGAGAGGGCACATTTGATGTTGTTGTGGGCAGTGATGGGGTATTCAAGGGCATGTACATATGTCATTCTGCATTGATGAAAGGTTTTAAAGAGAGTTGTAGACCATTGATAGGCTTAGATGGATGTTTTTTAAAGACTTACTTGGGTGGGATCTTGATGTGTGCTGTTGGAAAGGATGGGAACAATCAGATGTTCCCAATAGCATGGGGAGTGGTCAGTGTTGAGAACGAGGTGAATTGGAGTTGGTTTGTCAAGCATCTGGTAGATGATCTAGAGATAGGCAGTGGTGAAAACTACACCTTCATCAGCGATCAACAGAAA GGGCTTATGAATGCTGTGAGCAATTATGCTCCAAGGGCAGAGCATAGGAATTGTGCCCGCCACATCTACATGAATTGGACGAAAGAAAATAAAGGAGCAACACTCAAGACTATATTTTGGAAGGCTGTAAGAGCTACAACTGAACAACAATACAAGAAGGTGTTTGAGGAGATGAAGGCTGAGAGTGTTGGAGCTTACCAGAGCTTCATTGAGAGGGACACTTCAAAATTCTGTAAGGCCTTTCTATCTCTCAACCCTTGTTCGGACATGGTAGACAATAATATAAGTGAGACTTTCAATGGCTGGATACTTAGTGCTAGGGGAAAACACTTGACACACTATTTGGAAGAAATAAGAACAACCCTTATGATGAGGCAAATGAAAAAGTTACATGATATGGCAGTGGTTTCTGATAGGCTTTGTCCTATGATCAACAAGAAACTTGAGAAAATGAAGTTTCAGTCTAGGAACATGAACACTATACCTACACTTGGGGATAAGTTTGAGGTAGATGATGAGGGTGAAAAATATGTTGTCAATATTCCTGTGAGGACATGTACATGCAGAGTATGGGACCTTACTGGTATACCTTGCACACATGGTTTGGCTGTCATTAAGTACTTGAATGATGATGCATCTGATTTTGTGCATGAGTATTACACAGTTTCCAAGTATTTGCAACCTTATAAATATGCATTGGAGCCACTGAATGGTCCATTGCATTGGCCACAGTGTGAGGGTAGTGTGATTAAGCCTCCAACAGTGAAGAACATGCCTGGGAGGCCTAAGAAGAATAGGATTAGGGATCCCCATGAGGTTGATCCCAAAAACCCTAATAGGTTTAAAAGAAAAGGGCTAGTAATGACTTGTGGTAACTGTGGTGAGCGTGGTCATAACACAAGGAGCTGTAAAAAGGAGAAGGTCGAGAAGCcaacaaaagaaaaatga